The Mesoplasma tabanidae sequence ACAAAATTATGGTGCTGAATCGATTAAAGTTCTTAAGGGTTTAGAAGCTGTTAGAAAACGTCCAGGTATGTATATTGGATCAACTTCTAAAGCAGGTCTACACCACTTAGTTTGAGAAATCATGGATAACTCAGTTGATGAAGCTATGGCAGGATTTGCAAACAAAATTATTTTAACTATCACTAAAGAAGGAGAAATTATCGTTCAAGATAATGGGCGTGGTATTCCTGTTGGTATACAAGCTGACTCAGGGAAATCAGCTTTAGAATTAGTTTTTACTCAGTTGCATGCTGGGGGAAAATTTGACTCAGATTCATATAAAATTTCAGGAGGATTACATGGGGTTGGAGCTTCAGTTGTTAATGCTTTATCTTTATATGTTGATGTTCAAGTTAAACGTGAAGGAAAAATTCATCATCAAGTTTTTAGTGGTGGGGGAACTCAACAAACTGAAATTGAAATTATTGGTGAAACAAGTGAAACAGGAACAATTGTTAGATTTAAACCAGATCCAGAGATTTTTTTAGAAGGAACTGAATTTGATTATGAAACAATTAGAAATAAAGTTAAGCAACTTTCATATTTAAACAAAGGTTTAGTTATTGAATTAAATGATTTAAGAATTGATAAACATGTTGAATACCATTTCCCAAACGGTATTTTAGATTATGTAAAAGAAAAAAATGAAACAAAAGTAAAAATTAACCCAAGCATTTTCTATGTTGATGATAAACATGAAGATATTGAAGTTGAGGTTGCATTGCAATACAACGCAGAATATCAAGAAAACTTAATTACATTTGTTAACAATATTAATACGCATGAAGGTGGAACTCATGAAGATGGTTTAAGACAATCTTTAGTTAGAGTTATTAACCGTTATGCTGAAAAAGTTGCAACAGGTAACAAGCCAGCTGCAAAATACTCTTGAGATGATATTAAAGAAGGTATGGTATGTATAGTTTCAATTAGACATACAGATCCTCAATATGAAGGACAAACTAAAACTAAGTTAGCTAACCCTGATGCTAAAAAGGCTGTTGATGCAGTTGTTGGTGAAGCGTTTGAAGAGTTCTTATTAAAATCACCTGAAGATGCAAAAGCAATCATTGATAAAAATGCTAATGCTCAAAAAGCTAGAATAGCAGCACAAAGAGCTAGAGAAGAAACTAGAAGAAAATCAGCACTTGATACATTCTCACTTCCTGGTAAATTAGCAGATTGTGAAAGTAAAGATCCAGAAATTGCTGAACTTTACTTAGTCGAAGGGGATTCAGCTGGTGGTTCAGCAAAAACTGGACGTAACCGTAGATTCCAAGCTATATTACCTTTAAGAGGAAAAGTTTTAAACGTTGAGCGTGTAGCTGAAGTTAGAGCTTTTGCAAATAATGAGATTAAATCAATTGTTACAGCAATTGGTACAGGTATTAAAGAAGACATTGATTTAACAAAATTAAGATATGGAAAAATTGTTATTATGACTGATGCTGATGTCGATGGAGCTCATATTCGTACATTATTACTAACATTCTTCTATAGATACATGAAACAATTAGTTGTTGATGGTCACGTGTATATTGCACAACCACCGCTTTACAAAATTGAAGCTGGTAAAAAAGTTGCTTATGCATATAGTGATGCTGAGCTTGATGAATTAAAAGCAGGTGACTTTAAAGATTCAAGATTTACAATCCAACGTTATAAAGGACTTGGAGAAATGGACCCAATTCAATTATGGGAAACAACAATGGATCCTGAAAGACGTACTATGTTGCAAATTAAATTAGAGGATGCTGCAATCGCTAATGAAGTTTTTTCAGACTTAATGGGAGAAGACCCTGAGTTAAGAAGAAATTATATTCAAGAAAATGCAGAGTTTGTTGAAAACATTGACTTTTAGACAAAGAATAGAAAAGGTGAATTAAAATGAGTGAAAAAAACTTAGAACATAACCACGGTATTATCAAAGGGATTGATATCGCTGCTGAGGTTAGAAAAGACTTTTTAGAATATTCAATGTCTGTTATTGTTAGTCGTGCGCTTCCAGACTTGAAAGATGGTTTAAAACCTGTTCACCGTCGTATTATTTATGCGATGAATGATTTAGGAATTACTGCAGATAAACCACACAAAAAATCAGCACGTATTGTTGGGGAAGTTATTGGTAAATACCACCCTCATGGTGATACAGCGGTTTATGACTCAATGGTAAGAATGGCACAAGACTTTTCATACCGTTACCCACTAGTTGATGGACATGGTAACTTTGGTTCAATCGATGGTGATGGAGCTGCTGCTATGCGTTATACTGAGGCTAGATTAGCTAAAGTATCAAACTTCATTATTAAAGATATTGATATGAATACAGTTCCTTTTGTTGATAATTATGATGCTAGTGAAAGAGAACCTGCTTATTTAACAGGTTATTTCCCGAACTTATTAGCAAATGGAGCTATGGGTATTGCTGTTGGAATGGCAACAAGTATCCCGCCGCACAACTTAAGAGAAGTAATTAGTGCTATTCATGCTTTCATTGACAATAGAGAAATCACAATTGATGAAATTTTAGATAACCACATTATGGGACCAGATTTCCCTACAGGTGCATTAATGACAAATGGAATTAGAATGCGTGAAGGATATAAAACTGGTAGAGGTGCTGTAACAATTCGTGCTAAAGTAGCTCTTGAAGAAAATGATCGTCATGCAAGATTTATTATTACTGAAATTCCATACCAAACCAATAAAGCTAAATTAATTGAAAGAATTGCTGAATTAGTTAAAACAAAACAATTAGAAGGAATTTCAGATATTCGTGATGAATCTAACTATGAAGGTATTAGAATTGTTATTGAATTAAGACGTGATTCAAATCCAGATGTTGTTTTATCTAAGTTATACAAATTTACTAATTTACAAACAACATACTCATTAAATTTATTATCATTGCACAATAACATTCCTGTGTTATTGGATTTAAAATCAATTATTAAACATTATGTTGATTTCCAAATTAATGTAATTATTAAGCGTTCAATTTTTGAAAAAGATAAAATTGAAAAACGCTACCATATCTTAGAAGCTTTAGACACAGCATTAGATAATATTGATGCTATTGTTAATATTTTAAGAAACTCACCAGAATCTAATGAAGCTAAAATGAAATTAACAGAAGCATTTGGATTTGATGAAGAACAAAACAAAGCTATCTTAGATATGAGATTACAACGTTTAGTTGGATTAGAACGTGGAAAAATTCAACAAGAAATGGCTCAAATCAAAGAAAGAATAGATTATTTAACATTATTAATTTCTGATGAAACAGAACAAAATAATGTTCTTAAAAATCAATTATCTGAAATTGCTGAAAAGTTTGGTGATAACAGAAGAACTGAAACTATTGATGAAGGATTAATGGACATTGAAGATGAAGAATTAATCCCAGATGTTAGAACAATGATTCTTTTAAGTGAAGAAGGATACATTCGTCGTGTTGATCCAGAAGAGTTTAGAGTGCAAAAGCGTGGAGGTAGAGGAGTTAGTGTTAACTCATCTAATGAAGATCCAATTGTAATTGCTACAATGGGTAAAATGCGTGACTGAGTATTATTCTTTACTAATTCAGGAAAAGTATTTAGAACTAAAGCATACAACATTAGACAATACTCACGTACAGCACGTGGATTACCAATTGTTAACTTCTTAAATGGACTAACAGGTGGAGATAAAATTACGGCTATCCTACCTTTAAGAAATGTAAAAGAAAAGATGAATTACTTGACTTTCATTACTGAAAAAGGAATGATTAAAAAAACAGATATTTCATTGTTTGATAACATTAATAAAAATGGTAAGATTGCTATTAACTTAAAAGAAGATGATCAATTAGTAACGGTCTTTGCTACAACTGGAGAAGATACAATTTTCGTTGCTAACAAATCTGGAAAAGTGATTAGAATCCAAGAAAACATTGTTAGACCGCTTTCAAGAACAGCATCAGGGGTTAAAGCTATTAAACTTGATGAAAAAGATGTTGTGGTTGGAGCAGTAAGTTCATTTGGAATTGAAAATATTACTACTATTTCATCAAAAGGAAGTTTCAAGAAAACTAACATTGATGAATACAGAATTTCAGGTCGTAATGGAAAAGGAATTAAAGTAATGAACCTAAACGAAAAAACAGGTGACTTTAAATCAATTATTGCAGCTAGAGAAACTGATTTAGTATGTATTATTTCAACAGATGGAAACTTAATTAAAACAAAAGCATCTGACATTCCTGTTTTAGGAAGAGCAGCAGCTGGGGTTAGAGGTATTCGTCTAAGTGAAGGAAATAAAATTCAGGCAGTGATGTTAGAATATCGTAAACACGGTGAAGAAAACCAAGAATTTGAGGAAGATTAGGATAAAATAAAAGCACCATTAAAGGTGCTTTTATTTTATCCTAATCTCTATTTACCAAGACAATATTTTTTAAAAATGTTGTCTATTATTTCTTCGTCGTATTGCTCACCAATTAATTCATTTAAGTAGTTTCATGCTTGATGTAAATCAACATTAACAATATCAATAGGTAACCCATTAATAATAGCTGTTAATGATTTTTCTAAATTATTTTTTACATGTTCAACAAGAGAAATCTGCTCTAAATTGATTAAAATAAGCGAATCATTTCTTGTTAATTCTTCATTAACATGCATACCTTCAATTCTGTTTATTAGCTGATTTATATCGTTATTAATGGCGCTAGTAAAAACAAAATTTTTTTCTGAATTAGCTATTTCTTTTTTTTCCATATCGTTTATAAATTCACTTTTATTAAATACAACTATGTATTTTTTATTTTTTATTTTTTCAAATATTAATTTATTTTCTTTATCATTGATTGATTTGTAATCAACAACAAACAAAACTAATTCAGCTTCATCTATCATTTTAAAT is a genomic window containing:
- the gyrB gene encoding DNA topoisomerase (ATP-hydrolyzing) subunit B, translating into MAEQNYGAESIKVLKGLEAVRKRPGMYIGSTSKAGLHHLVWEIMDNSVDEAMAGFANKIILTITKEGEIIVQDNGRGIPVGIQADSGKSALELVFTQLHAGGKFDSDSYKISGGLHGVGASVVNALSLYVDVQVKREGKIHHQVFSGGGTQQTEIEIIGETSETGTIVRFKPDPEIFLEGTEFDYETIRNKVKQLSYLNKGLVIELNDLRIDKHVEYHFPNGILDYVKEKNETKVKINPSIFYVDDKHEDIEVEVALQYNAEYQENLITFVNNINTHEGGTHEDGLRQSLVRVINRYAEKVATGNKPAAKYSWDDIKEGMVCIVSIRHTDPQYEGQTKTKLANPDAKKAVDAVVGEAFEEFLLKSPEDAKAIIDKNANAQKARIAAQRAREETRRKSALDTFSLPGKLADCESKDPEIAELYLVEGDSAGGSAKTGRNRRFQAILPLRGKVLNVERVAEVRAFANNEIKSIVTAIGTGIKEDIDLTKLRYGKIVIMTDADVDGAHIRTLLLTFFYRYMKQLVVDGHVYIAQPPLYKIEAGKKVAYAYSDAELDELKAGDFKDSRFTIQRYKGLGEMDPIQLWETTMDPERRTMLQIKLEDAAIANEVFSDLMGEDPELRRNYIQENAEFVENIDF
- the gyrA gene encoding DNA gyrase subunit A, with translation MSEKNLEHNHGIIKGIDIAAEVRKDFLEYSMSVIVSRALPDLKDGLKPVHRRIIYAMNDLGITADKPHKKSARIVGEVIGKYHPHGDTAVYDSMVRMAQDFSYRYPLVDGHGNFGSIDGDGAAAMRYTEARLAKVSNFIIKDIDMNTVPFVDNYDASEREPAYLTGYFPNLLANGAMGIAVGMATSIPPHNLREVISAIHAFIDNREITIDEILDNHIMGPDFPTGALMTNGIRMREGYKTGRGAVTIRAKVALEENDRHARFIITEIPYQTNKAKLIERIAELVKTKQLEGISDIRDESNYEGIRIVIELRRDSNPDVVLSKLYKFTNLQTTYSLNLLSLHNNIPVLLDLKSIIKHYVDFQINVIIKRSIFEKDKIEKRYHILEALDTALDNIDAIVNILRNSPESNEAKMKLTEAFGFDEEQNKAILDMRLQRLVGLERGKIQQEMAQIKERIDYLTLLISDETEQNNVLKNQLSEIAEKFGDNRRTETIDEGLMDIEDEELIPDVRTMILLSEEGYIRRVDPEEFRVQKRGGRGVSVNSSNEDPIVIATMGKMRDWVLFFTNSGKVFRTKAYNIRQYSRTARGLPIVNFLNGLTGGDKITAILPLRNVKEKMNYLTFITEKGMIKKTDISLFDNINKNGKIAINLKEDDQLVTVFATTGEDTIFVANKSGKVIRIQENIVRPLSRTASGVKAIKLDEKDVVVGAVSSFGIENITTISSKGSFKKTNIDEYRISGRNGKGIKVMNLNEKTGDFKSIIAARETDLVCIISTDGNLIKTKASDIPVLGRAAAGVRGIRLSEGNKIQAVMLEYRKHGEENQEFEED